GTTGGAAGATAAGCGAAAATCAATAAGTGTAAGCAATCCCGAATTGGAAAGCCTGTTTTGCTTTTTCAGGTTCAGGTAACCTATAAGCCCTTTTTTGTAAATATCGAAGTCTGGTTTTTTACCTTCAAACTGAAGTTTGCTGTAGCTGTTTTGAATAAAACTGCTTAAAGAGGAGATGTTTTCATCAAGTTTGATACTGTTGGAAAAAGAATTGCCCGCTAGCAGGAGCACCAAGCCGGTGAGAACTAAAACTTTCTTCATAGAGGAATACAACTTTAATAGTACTTAATTTGAAACGATCCGCCAACCTTGACTGCAACGACAGCAAAGGAAAAATAATTTCCATTTGCAAAAAATATTTCAAAAAACTCAAAAGATATGCTCATGAATACACTAGGGCCGGTATGTAGTAACATCCTGTAATAATATTTTTTGCGGGGAGCAAATGGAGGCCTGGCCACTGATAATAGGTTGTGCTTCCGGAGGATAAAAACGTGTGACGACACTTATTTCAGGTCATCAGGGTCTACGAGTTTATTGCGCAGCAGTTCCCGCATTACGATCTCCGTCATATCACTTTTGAAAGCAAATTCGTTTCTAATATCAGAAACATAGGCTTTTAATCTCATTTTCAGGTATGACCTGCGCTCTTTTACCTCGTTAAAAAAGAGTACTACGATAGGTTTATTTAGATATATGAACCTGGAAACCTGGGCTGCTTCTATAGCTATCTGGCGCACACTTTCGGTATCTACCGTTATCGGCAAATATATCTCCGCCACTACCTGGCAGTCTGCAGCACCGCTATTGGAGTTGGATACTGACTTGTTCATCAGCTCCCCGTTCGGTATGCTCACCAGCGAATCATCCGGCGTTACTATCCGGGTTGACCTCAGCCCTATTTCCACTACTTCGCCATAATATTCCCCTGCTTCAATTTTATCTCCTACCTGAAAGGGTCTGTCAAAAAGGATCATAATGCCTCCAAATACATTTTTCAGAATATCCTGAGCGGCAAAGCCAACAGCAATACCGATAGATGCGGTAACAGCCAGAACAGTAGCAATTTTAGGCCTGAAGATGCCTGCAATAACAATAAAGATTACGAAAAGCCAGATCGATATCTTCACCACCGGGATCAGCCCTTTGATTGTAATTCTGTAATTAGTGCTTTTCTCGGCAAGCTTTTCCAGTATAGAGCCTAAAAACCTTACAAAGACAAAACCGATGAGGATAAATATGATGGTCCAGAATACTTTCCCCAAAGAGATAATTTTTGAGATCTGTGGCAGGTCATCTTTTACACCTTCAACCACATCCCTCTCTACCTGGTCTAATTCAGAAGAATCAGCCTTTACAATTTTCACTTCCACACTATCAACCGGCACCACAACCAAAGCCCTGGAAACAGTATCATTCTCTTCCTGGGCAAATCCGCTAATGCCGAATGCAATCAGCAGAAAGTATAGTATGATCAATCTTTTCACGTTGCTAATGAATTATGTTTTTCATTTTTAACATCGACACTGTTTGTCTGTAAAGCAATGGGTTAATCTGATATTCGTTTTTATTCAGTACTATAATCCCATCTTCAAACATGGGCTGCAAAACAGCTCTGGCTTTCCCTGGCGAATAGCCAGTAACCTTACAAAACCCTTCTTCACTCATGCCATCATGAAACAACAGGCTGGCCAGAGCGAAAACCTTATTGGCAGGCAGATTATTCATAAACGAAAAGTCTTTGTCCTTCATGGAGCCTATCACTATAGTGTTTCCCGTAATCTCCTTGGCAGACCTTAGCCAGTATATTAAAGCGAGGCTTACATTGCTCTTGGCTATTTTATTCAAATTATTGAAGTAGCTGTCACGTAAACCCGCCTGCTGTTCGGTATCACTTAGTTTTTTAAACTTTCTCTGGTTAAGGTCTGATGGTGCCGGCTCAAACCGTATGTTATAACCGCTTACTTTGTGTCGTTTATTGATCATGTTAACAATTGCCTGGTTATCAAAATCCTTAAGCGGTATATGGTAACTGAAATGGTCAGATAAATTAATTGTTTTGTGTAGGTATTCCCAGGCATACCGGGTTCCACCCACCACCCAAAAGGTATATTTGCTGGTATGGGAGATCAACTCGGAAAATAGCCTTAATGCAGCAAAACCACTTACTCGCTTCAGGTAAAGCTTTTGAATATTCTCAAGTACTACCACGCGCTTTTGCTGGTTAAGGAAAACGATCAATTTATCGAACGTATCAAACTTGCTATCGAACTGCAAGGAAAAGAAGCTGAGCATTTCAGTGGGAGTCTCCACATGACCTTCAACAGAAAAACGGTATACCTTACTACTGGTGGTCAGGTCATTGAGAAAAAAATTCAGCAGGGTTGTAACTCCACTACCCTTTTCTCCGGTTATTACTACCGAAGCAAAACGTCCTTTGGTCCAGTTGTTATACGCATTGTTGAGTTGCAGCATCTCCGTTTTTCTCCCCTCAAAGAAGTTAACATCCGTCAGCGGGTCAGTTCTGAAGAGTCTTTGATAAACAAAGGGAAGTTTTCCTATGGATTTTTCAGTTTCGGCGAGGAAGTCTGCCAGCTCGGTGGAAATATCCTTTTGCTGACCAGTTATACCAATCTTTTTGGACGTCTCCATCACAAAAGCAGCCACTTTTCTGTACCTGGTCCTGATATAGATCATAACCGTGGGAAGGAAATTCCTGATGTTATGTACCAGCTTTTCCTTAAACCGCGTACTGCGATCCAGGGCCTTGCCCTTAGCTATCCGTACGCGTATGTCATAAATATTCTCATTGTTGGTAAACTTGATGAGGCTGCCATTAAACTTTTCAAGTCCTCTGTAAAGATCGTCATCAATGGATTGCTGTAGCCCTTTTAGTTTATCCGAGATTGTCTCTACTTTTTCAATAGTCCGTTCGATCCCCTCTGCTGCTATCCGGGCCGGGTCGTCAGACCTCGCATCGTCATCAAATAGTGACAGCGCCGACTCCAGGTTAAATTCAGCTATCTGCCCTACATCTATAATATCATTCTGGACCTCATTGAGGTTGTCTGTAATCGACAGTTTAACTGATTTGAGTATTTTTTGGAATAGTGGCCATGACTCAAAATTGATCAACTCATACGGAGACACGAAGTTTAATGCGTTCGTTCTTATGGGTTGGTCATAAGCCTCACCCTTCATTACGGACCTGCGGGTAGAGATACCCTGGATGAGCCGATCTGTTTCCGATTCCAGATTATTTACTAACGCAGGGAAATCCTGGGCAAGTATGAGATCGTTGGCCTCGGGCAGAAGAGAGGGTGTTAACCGTTCTCTGAGGTTACCCAGCTCACTTTTAATTAGCTCTTTTAAGTCCTCACCTTTCTGATGGTCTCGAAGGTGCATTCTTGTATCTTCAAGTACCGATTTAATTTCATTCAGTTTGCGGGAAGTAACTATTTCAAGCCTTGTTTTCAGGTTTTCCCGGGTGTTGTAGTATACCTCCAGGCTGGTATAAATGATAACATAAATCTCAAGGTCTATTTCCCAATCATCAGACAAGACCAGCAGTGTGTTATTCCATCCATTAACCAGCGACCTATAGTGGCTTTTCAGCGATCTGTGCTGTTTTTTTATCTTCCGTGAACGGAATCTTCCGTTGGATATCTCAATAGTCCCTGTTTTTTCATAGGCCGTCGAGTACTGTTCAAAAATACGGGTGTATATAGCGTCTGCCTCTTCCTGTAGTTCATTTTTCAGCTTACGAAGGTGAGCCACTACATCATGGATGCGTGCAACGATTGTCTCATCTACTATATAGGCATGCTCCTCCCCATGTAAATAAGCTTCAAAGGCTCTATCTATTTTACTGTCAACCTCCCAGCAAACTTTTGACGATATGGAAAAGTCCTGGTACATCCTGGTGAGAAGTACCTGCAATTCTGTTGGCAGTTTCTCCTTTAAGTAGTATGTGGTTAGGTTTCTCAGCCTCACCCGATGACGCCAAGGCCTTAACGGAACGGTTTGCTTTTTGAAAAGCCTTCGAAAGCCATTACGTGTTTTTTCCGGCCATTTTGAAATAGTGTAAAAGAATCTTTTCCACCATTTACCAAACCTGAGCAGTGCTGAATCACCTTGCTGAGGCTCAAATCGCTTTATGTTCTGAGGTAGATCGACCACCTCTGCAAGTTGGTCTGTATATTCTTCGGCGTGGAGGTTAAAAGAAGTAAAATCGCTATCAAAATTGGCCCTCTCCGGTAATTCAAACCTTTGTTCCACAAGGTCCAGCAGGGCACGCTTGTAGGTACAGGTTTTTCTGAGGCCATCGGAAATCAGATCTGCCTTTAGTCTTTCTCCTGCAATTTTTCTTTGCAGTGCTTCAACCTTTTCAAGAAAACTAACCTGAGCTTCGATCTTCGCATGGAGTACTGCCACAAAGTCGTCCTCAACGATAAGCTTAAACTTATTATATTGATCTTTTAGCTCAGTATTCATTCCTTGTGCCCGTTATTCGCTTCCGATATGGAGCAAAGCATCACCCATGTTTACTACAGGGTAATTATTGATACCTATTACATAGCCGTTGACCGGCGATTTTATAATTTTTTCAAATTGTCCGTATGGATCTGTTATTAGCCCCAGGTTCTGGTTTCTTTCAATTTTATTGCCATTACGCACATGGGCGTGGTGTAGCCCTGCATGTTTGGCGCGCACCCAAACCGATGATTTTATAAATATGGGATCATGAACAGGTTCAGGTGCATCATCGCGCATGCCTAAGTGCTTCATTACCCTCAGCATACCTGATACTCCCACGTCCAGTACCTGCTTCCTGAGTCTCAGTGTTTCCCCTCCCTCATAAACCAATATTGGTTTTCCTGCACGTGCCGCAGTTTTCCTTAGTGATTTATCTCTGAACGGAGACTCAATAATAAAAGGAGCGCCAAAGGCCTTGGCCATTTCAAACTCTACTTCTGACTGAAAATGTGCCCTGATCTGAGGGTAGTTATTGTGACTGGCACCTCCGGTATGGAAGTCTATTCCAAAATCTACCTGGGGCAGTATTTCATTCGTCATAAAATAGGCCACTCTGCTTGCCAGTGAGCCGTTTTTAGATCCGGGAAATGAGCGGTTAAGATCCTTACCATCGGGTAATCCCCGGGAATGGTTAATAAACCCGTAAACGTTAAAAACCGGTATGGCTATCACCGTACCACATGTGGGTTTATAATATTTATTGCGGATGATCCTCCGCATGATCTCTATACCGTTGGTTTCGTCTCCATGAACGCCAGCCATAACGAGCAGTGTAGGCCCCGCCTTTTTGGCTCTGCTTACAAACACTGGTATGTTTATGGGCGTTCTTGTAGGTAAACGAGCAATCAGAGCGTTGATCTGCAGTTCTTCGCCCCTGGCAACTTTATGTCCATCTATGACAATTTCAGGCATTCACTTTATCCTTTTGTATTTTACCTTTTTTCTTTCCTGCATTGCGTTCCAGGTATTCTACTATCTTTCCGGCAATATCTACCCCCGTCGCATTCTCAATACCCTCAAGGCCCGGAGATGAATTTACCTCAAGAATAAGTGGTCCACGTGATGATTGCAGCATATCCACACCTGCTACACCCAGCCCCATTTTTTTTGCAGCTTCGATAGCTGTGCTTTTTTCTTTCCTGGAGAGTTTAATTATACTTGAGGTACCTCCACGATGCAGATTAGACCTGAACTCGCCTTCCTTAGCCTGTCTTTTCATAGCTCCAACAACCTGCCCGTCTACTATAAAGGCCCGAATATCGGCCCCTCCTGCTTCTTTTACAAATTCCTGTACGATCACCCGCGCTTTCAGTCCATGAAATGCTTCTATTACAGATGCAGCAGATTTTCTGTTATCTGCTAATACCACGCCTAAACCTTGAGTGCCTTCCAGAAGTTTAATAATTACCGGCGCTCCACCTACAGCATTCAGGATATCGTCAGTATCACGAGAATAGTTGGTAAACACGGTTTTGGGCAACCCCAGCCCTGCCCTGGAAAGGATCTGCAAACTCCTAAGCTTATCTCTCGAACGGATGAGTGCCTGCGATTCCACAGCAGTAAAAACCTTCATCATTTCAAACTGCCGGACTACCGCCGAGCCATAAAACGTCACCGAAGCACCTATTCTCGGAACAATAGCATCAATATAATCCAATGAACGCCCGTGATAAAGAATGGAGGGCTTATTTTGCTCCATTACAATGGTGCATTTTAAATGATCTATTACTTCAACTTGATGCCCCCTTTGCTCAGATGCCTCCACAAGCCTTTTGGTAGAGTACAGGTCAGAGTTTCTAGATAGTATGCCAATTTGCATTATTTCTTGTTTTTTAATTTGTATGATAGGTTAGACTTGGCTACATCAACAACAAACCCCTTCTGCAATAGTTTTCTCCCCAGCAAAATAGGAAATTTAAGACTGCCTCTGTCACTCAGTGAAAAATCTGTTTCATAATTCTTGCCGAAAATTGTAATGGTCGCTTTGATCACAAACCTCCTCTCCGAATCACCAAACGAGTTTTTAATATTTCTTTCCTCAAATTTATCAAAATAGAAGCTCTTATCATTGTAGTCCGGATGGGTAGGGTCCAGAAGTGTAAAGTGCAATACTTTTTTCCCGTCTTTCTCGATAACCTCCGCATGATGATAATGAATGGCCGATGAATATGCTCCTGTATCTATTTTCGCATCCAGTTCAAAAAGATGCAGATCTGGCAGGTCAATTTTATCATAGCGGCCGATAA
This region of Fulvivirga ulvae genomic DNA includes:
- a CDS encoding succinylglutamate desuccinylase/aspartoacylase family protein, whose product is MPEIVIDGHKVARGEELQINALIARLPTRTPINIPVFVSRAKKAGPTLLVMAGVHGDETNGIEIMRRIIRNKYYKPTCGTVIAIPVFNVYGFINHSRGLPDGKDLNRSFPGSKNGSLASRVAYFMTNEILPQVDFGIDFHTGGASHNNYPQIRAHFQSEVEFEMAKAFGAPFIIESPFRDKSLRKTAARAGKPILVYEGGETLRLRKQVLDVGVSGMLRVMKHLGMRDDAPEPVHDPIFIKSSVWVRAKHAGLHHAHVRNGNKIERNQNLGLITDPYGQFEKIIKSPVNGYVIGINNYPVVNMGDALLHIGSE
- a CDS encoding mechanosensitive ion channel family protein, with protein sequence MKRLIILYFLLIAFGISGFAQEENDTVSRALVVVPVDSVEVKIVKADSSELDQVERDVVEGVKDDLPQISKIISLGKVFWTIIFILIGFVFVRFLGSILEKLAEKSTNYRITIKGLIPVVKISIWLFVIFIVIAGIFRPKIATVLAVTASIGIAVGFAAQDILKNVFGGIMILFDRPFQVGDKIEAGEYYGEVVEIGLRSTRIVTPDDSLVSIPNGELMNKSVSNSNSGAADCQVVAEIYLPITVDTESVRQIAIEAAQVSRFIYLNKPIVVLFFNEVKERRSYLKMRLKAYVSDIRNEFAFKSDMTEIVMRELLRNKLVDPDDLK
- a CDS encoding ATP-binding protein, producing MNTELKDQYNKFKLIVEDDFVAVLHAKIEAQVSFLEKVEALQRKIAGERLKADLISDGLRKTCTYKRALLDLVEQRFELPERANFDSDFTSFNLHAEEYTDQLAEVVDLPQNIKRFEPQQGDSALLRFGKWWKRFFYTISKWPEKTRNGFRRLFKKQTVPLRPWRHRVRLRNLTTYYLKEKLPTELQVLLTRMYQDFSISSKVCWEVDSKIDRAFEAYLHGEEHAYIVDETIVARIHDVVAHLRKLKNELQEEADAIYTRIFEQYSTAYEKTGTIEISNGRFRSRKIKKQHRSLKSHYRSLVNGWNNTLLVLSDDWEIDLEIYVIIYTSLEVYYNTRENLKTRLEIVTSRKLNEIKSVLEDTRMHLRDHQKGEDLKELIKSELGNLRERLTPSLLPEANDLILAQDFPALVNNLESETDRLIQGISTRRSVMKGEAYDQPIRTNALNFVSPYELINFESWPLFQKILKSVKLSITDNLNEVQNDIIDVGQIAEFNLESALSLFDDDARSDDPARIAAEGIERTIEKVETISDKLKGLQQSIDDDLYRGLEKFNGSLIKFTNNENIYDIRVRIAKGKALDRSTRFKEKLVHNIRNFLPTVMIYIRTRYRKVAAFVMETSKKIGITGQQKDISTELADFLAETEKSIGKLPFVYQRLFRTDPLTDVNFFEGRKTEMLQLNNAYNNWTKGRFASVVITGEKGSGVTTLLNFFLNDLTTSSKVYRFSVEGHVETPTEMLSFFSLQFDSKFDTFDKLIVFLNQQKRVVVLENIQKLYLKRVSGFAALRLFSELISHTSKYTFWVVGGTRYAWEYLHKTINLSDHFSYHIPLKDFDNQAIVNMINKRHKVSGYNIRFEPAPSDLNQRKFKKLSDTEQQAGLRDSYFNNLNKIAKSNVSLALIYWLRSAKEITGNTIVIGSMKDKDFSFMNNLPANKVFALASLLFHDGMSEEGFCKVTGYSPGKARAVLQPMFEDGIIVLNKNEYQINPLLYRQTVSMLKMKNIIH
- a CDS encoding ATP-dependent zinc protease family protein; protein product: MREKQIIGRYDKIDLPDLHLFELDAKIDTGAYSSAIHYHHAEVIEKDGKKVLHFTLLDPTHPDYNDKSFYFDKFEERNIKNSFGDSERRFVIKATITIFGKNYETDFSLSDRGSLKFPILLGRKLLQKGFVVDVAKSNLSYKLKNKK
- the rimK gene encoding 30S ribosomal protein S6--L-glutamate ligase is translated as MQIGILSRNSDLYSTKRLVEASEQRGHQVEVIDHLKCTIVMEQNKPSILYHGRSLDYIDAIVPRIGASVTFYGSAVVRQFEMMKVFTAVESQALIRSRDKLRSLQILSRAGLGLPKTVFTNYSRDTDDILNAVGGAPVIIKLLEGTQGLGVVLADNRKSAASVIEAFHGLKARVIVQEFVKEAGGADIRAFIVDGQVVGAMKRQAKEGEFRSNLHRGGTSSIIKLSRKEKSTAIEAAKKMGLGVAGVDMLQSSRGPLILEVNSSPGLEGIENATGVDIAGKIVEYLERNAGKKKGKIQKDKVNA